One Bufo gargarizans isolate SCDJY-AF-19 chromosome 3, ASM1485885v1, whole genome shotgun sequence DNA segment encodes these proteins:
- the LOC122931781 gene encoding gastrula zinc finger protein XlCGF17.1-like — translation MSARSEYSKLFEKTFKETQQCERHQRIHTGEKPYSCPECEKCFSQMSGLVQHLRQHTGEKSFSCPECEKCFIQKSHLIRHQIIHTGEKPFSCTECEKCFSQKSYLVEHQRIHTGEKPFSCSKCKKCFCQKSNLVQHQRIHTVEKLISCPKCEKCFTQKSDLVQHQRIHTEEKPFSCPECERCFSQISNLIRHQRIHTEEKPFSCPDCEKCFSQKSVLVRHQRIHTEEKPFSCPECKKCFSQKSYLVGHQRIHTGEKPFSCPECEKCFMQKSGFVKHLRVHTGEKPYLCPECEKCFRVKSHLKQHQRIHTGEKPFSCPECEKCFSRKSHFIRHLRIHTKEKPFSCPESKKCFSQKLDLVGHQRIFSHQGSF, via the exons ATGTCTGCAAGATCTGAATATAGTAAACTTTTTGAAAAGACATTTAAAGAAACTCAACAATGTGAAAG acatcagagaattcacacaggagagaagccatattcgtgtCCTGAATGTGAAAAGTGTTTTAGTCAAATGTCAGGTCTTGTTCAACATCTGAGACaacacacaggggagaagtcattttcatgtcctgaatgtgagaagtgttttattCAGAAATCCCATCTTATTCGACATCagataattcacacaggagagaagccattttcatgtactgaatgtgagaagtgttttagtcagaaatcatatcttgttgaacatcagagaattcacactggagagaagccattttcatgttctaaatgtaagaagTGCTTTtgtcagaaatcaaatcttgttcagcatcagagaattcacacagtagAAAAGCTAATTTCATGTCCtaaatgtgagaagtgttttactcagaaatcagatcttgtccaacatcagagaattcacacagaagagaagccattttcatgtcctgaatgtgaaagGTGTTTTAGTCAAATATCAAATCTTAttcgacatcagagaattcacacagaagagaaaccattttcatgtcctgactgtgagaagtgttttagtcagaaatcagtTCTTGtccgacatcagagaattcacacagaagagaagccattttcatgtcctgaatgtaagaAGTGCTTTAGTCAGAAATCGTATCTTGttggacatcagagaattcacacaggagagaagccattttcatgtcctgaatgtgagaagtgttttatgCAGAAGTCAGGTTTTGTTAAACATCTAagagttcacacaggagagaaaccatatttatgtcctgaatgtgagaagtgttttagaGTGAAATCACATCTTAaacaacatcagagaattcacacaggagagaagccattttcatgtcctgaatgtgagaagtgttttagtcGGAAATCTCATTTTATACGACATCTAAGAATTCACACaaaagagaagccattttcatgccctGAATCTAAaaagtgttttagtcagaaattAGATCTTGTTGGACATCAgagaattttttctcatcagggaTCCTTTTGA